The Bos indicus isolate NIAB-ARS_2022 breed Sahiwal x Tharparkar chromosome X, NIAB-ARS_B.indTharparkar_mat_pri_1.0, whole genome shotgun sequence genome has a window encoding:
- the TEX13D gene encoding testis-expressed protein 13D: MAVDFGDNASGFRHVDVIRFINNEVLENGGGPDFYMALRSRPWNEVEDQLQIVVADPRVPHAIKRACAWSALALSVRVGARQREQQAHHIRQLQQQVREHKAASWALANELKRLHEEREEAAAHGNALFALKQVMYERDMLRGRLLQFERAAQLAPVAHEMLPGPGAEQLGATAWPLNVPEHGKMVALGAQGMPHSESQMAAPAAVVYVPGPQSSFAQAVQPLPPMLVPHPFPCHESFPSGYPYVTPLPPVAVMEEGAVMAAAVPVAVAPQVPPLGIYPLGQWAAVGAQEEMAPPYDPSFYAQEEYSENLQGEYAQEACRSHSREEGAVCPQGMSSLRDSRSHSQEEGAVCPQGMSSLRDSRSQSQEEGAVCPQEMSSVGGCRSQSQEEGAVCPQEMSSLRDSRSQSQEEGAVCPQEMSSVGGCRSQSQEEGAVCPQGMSSVGGRRSHSQEEGAVCPQEMSSLQDSRSQSLAEGAVCPQMSSVGGSRSQSQEEGAVCPQGMSSVGGRRSHSREEGAVCPQEMSSLQDSRSQSLEEGAVCPQGMSSVGGSRSQSQEEGAVCPQGMSSVGASRSHSQEEDAVCPQGMFSLGGSRSHSREKGAVCPQGMSSLCDSRSQSREEGAVCPQGTVPQGDSRNHSQEGGPVCSQGTAPHGDSRSHSQKECPVMPQEKYSMSSSKFPKQEGPERPQGTCPSWYSKCYIVRKSSRKQEQNAKQPKEKNSSDTQHQQKPTIHPNQNCWECLRCKAVNFPWRKSCYKCKNVCRAFESGGLDPGQAH, from the coding sequence ATGGCTGTGGACTTTGGGGACAATGCCAGTGGCTTTCGCCACGTCGATGTAATCCGGTTCATCAACAACGAGGTCCTCGAGAACGGGGGTGGCCCCGATTTTTACATGGCCTTACGCTCGCGACCCTGGAACGAGGTAGAGGATCAGCTGCAAATCGTGGTTGCTGACCCACGGGTGCCGCACGCCATTAAGAGGGCCTGTGCCTGGAGCGCACTGGCATTGAGCGTGCGTGTGGGCGCAAGGCAGCGGGAGCAGCAGGCGCACCATATCAGGCAGCTCCAGCAGCAGGTCAGGGAGCATAAGGCAGCTTCCTGGGCCCTGGCCAATGAGCTGAAGCGCCTCCATGAGGAGCGTGAGGAGGCGGCAGCACATGGAAACGCATTGTTCGCCCTGAAGCAGGTGATGTACGAGCGAGATATGTTGCGTGGGCGACTGCTCCAGTTTGAGAGAGCGGCCCAGTTAGCACCTGTGGCACATGAAATGCTGCCTGGGCCTGGAGCTGAGCAGCTTGGGGCTACAGCATGGCCCCTGAATGTACCGGAGCACGGCAAGATGGTGGCTCTGGGAGCACAGGGTATGCCACATTCAGAGAGTCAGATGGCAGCCCCAGCAGCTGTGGTTTATGTCCCCGGACCTCAGAGCTCCTTTGCCCAGGCAGTGCAACCCCTTCCACCAATGCTGGTGCCACATCCATTCCCATGCCATGAGTCATTCCCATCGGGATACCCATATGTGACACCTTTACCGCCTGTAGCAGTTATGGAAGAGGGAGCAGTCATGGCAGCAGCAGTGCCAGTAGCAGTTGCACCCCAGGTGCCTCCTCTGGGGATATACCCACTTGGTCAGTGGGCTGCAGTGGGGGCCCAGGAAGAGATGGCCCCACCATATGACCCGAGTTTCTATGCCCAGGAGGAATATTCTGAGAACCTCCAGGGGGAATATGCACAGGAGGCCTGCAGAAGCCACAGCCGAGAGGAAGGTGCTGTGTGTCCCCAGGGGATGTCCTCCCTGCGGGACAGCAGAAGCCACAGCCAAGAGGAAGGTGCTGTGTGTCCCCAGGGGATGTCCTCCCTGCGGGACAGCAGAAGTCAGAGCCAAGAGGAAGGTGCTGTGTGTCCCCAGGAGATGTCCTCTGTGGGGGGCTGCAGAAGCCAGAGCCAAGAGGAAGGTGCTGTGTGTCCCCAGGAGATGTCCTCCCTGCGGGACAGCAGAAGTCAGAGCCAAGAGGAAGGTGCTGTGTGTCCCCAGGAGATGTCCTCTGTGGGGGGCTGCAGAAGCCAGAGCCAAGAGGAAGGTGCTGTGTGTCCCCAGGGGATGTCCTCTGTGGGGGGCCGCAGAAGCCACAGCCAAGAGGAAGGTGCTGTGTGTCCCCAGGAGATGTCCTCCCTGCAGGACAGCAGAAGCCAGAGCCTAGCGGAAGGTGCTGTGTGTCCCCAGATGTCCTCTGTGGGGGGCAGCAGAAGCCAGAGCCAAGAGGAAGGTGCTGTGTGTCCCCAGGGGATGTCCTCTGTGGGGGGCCGCAGAAGCCACAGCCGAGAGGAAGGTGCTGTGTGTCCCCAGGAGATGTCCTCCCTGCAGGACAGCAGAAGCCAGAGCCTAGAGGAAGGTGCTGTGTGTCCCCAGGGGATGTCCTCTGTGGGGGGCAGCAGAAGCCAGAGCCAAGAGGAAGGTGCTGTGTGTCCCCAGGGGATGTCCTCTGTGGGGGCCAGCAGAAGTCACAGCCAAGAAGAAGATGCTGTGTGTCCCCAGGGGATGTTCTCCCTGGGGGGCAGCAGAAGCCACAGCCGAGAGAAAGGTGCTGTGTGTCCCCAGGGGATGTCCTCCCTGTGCGACAGCAGAAGCCAGAGCCGAGAGGAAGGTGCTGTGTGTCCCCAGGGGACAGTGCCCCAGGGAGACAGTAGGAACCACAGCCAAGAAGGAGGCCCTGTTTGTTCCCAGGGGACAGCGCCCCATGGAGACAGCAGGAGCCACAGCCAGAAGGAATGTCCAGTGATGCCCCAGGAGAAGTACTCCATGAGCAGCAGCAAGTTCCCCAAACAAGAAGGTCCAGAGAGGCCCCAGGGGACATGTCCCTCATGGTACAGCAAATGTTATATTGTGAGAAAAAGCTCCAGGAAACAGGAGCAAAATGCCAAgcaaccaaaagagaaaaattcctCAGATACCCAGCATCAGCAGAAACCTACTATACATCCCAATCAAAATTGTTGGGAGTGCCTGCGCTGTAAAGCAGTGAATTTTCCATGGCGCAAGTCCTGCTATAAATGCAAGAATGTGTGCAGGGCATTTGAGAGTGGAGGCCTGGATCCAGGACAAGCTCACTGA